One genomic window of Streptomonospora nanhaiensis includes the following:
- the casA gene encoding type I-E CRISPR-associated protein Cse1/CasA: MDATAAFENPVRASFTAVRRGGPIKIETRSGTAIAFNLAGDPWLPYLSVSGQPHEGSIRHVLTAAHEIRDLSVDSPTQYPVLIRFLLAVLHRALGMRNGIQHPAQPRSKGSWIDLYRRGSFPPEPIAAYLDHWATRLDLFDPAAPFGQTPGLNARGDARKPTNLLIPHAASGNNAPIFSAARDRRPVALTPAEAARWLLHLHAWDTAGIKTGAVGDPAAKQGKTTGNRTGHLGSLGVLIPTGTTLWETLMFNLRVLNDDICPDDDLPFWERPPSTPEWTTAHPAGVLTLYGWQSRRVRLFPEASQSGVVVREVLVCAGDRIADPTGLTRLEPHSAWYPVDGGSPGTRGKDDGAAGSGVDSGPGHRPIRHRPGQQLWRGLGGILGRRFDKESGIAKSPVPAALHHINSLRLPQERVLQIRAFGITYGIQSAVIDETYTDTLPLPVALLRPEGQGVLDSVAVDSVRDSDTAAWTLGRLAADIAYCSGGDDEAQKAQHRRAQDRLYAVLDQPFREWVAGLVDEERAEEYRVAWHRRVHKEASRIAGSLLADAPPTALRTRMRAPKPGAKDKRPIPVNLPLIHGEFYRSLARALPQAGGTDPTSGAEAADQQDDANGGAL, encoded by the coding sequence GTGGACGCGACGGCAGCGTTCGAGAATCCGGTAAGAGCTTCGTTTACAGCAGTGAGGCGGGGTGGACCCATCAAAATCGAGACACGTAGCGGCACCGCGATCGCCTTCAACCTGGCAGGCGATCCGTGGCTCCCTTACCTGTCGGTTTCCGGACAGCCGCATGAAGGCTCCATCCGCCACGTTTTGACGGCAGCACACGAGATCAGGGACCTGTCAGTCGACAGCCCGACCCAGTATCCGGTCCTGATCAGGTTCCTCCTGGCAGTCCTCCACCGGGCGCTGGGAATGCGGAACGGAATCCAGCACCCCGCGCAGCCCAGGAGCAAGGGCAGTTGGATCGACCTCTACCGCCGAGGCAGTTTTCCCCCCGAACCGATCGCGGCGTACCTCGACCACTGGGCAACGCGCCTGGACCTCTTCGACCCGGCGGCTCCCTTCGGCCAGACGCCCGGGTTGAACGCCAGAGGTGACGCCCGGAAACCCACCAACCTGCTGATACCGCACGCGGCAAGCGGCAACAACGCGCCCATCTTCTCGGCCGCACGTGATCGGCGTCCCGTGGCGCTGACGCCGGCCGAAGCCGCGCGCTGGCTGCTGCACCTCCATGCCTGGGACACAGCGGGGATCAAGACGGGCGCGGTCGGCGACCCCGCTGCCAAGCAGGGCAAGACCACCGGCAACCGGACCGGCCATCTCGGCTCCCTGGGCGTTCTCATCCCCACAGGTACCACGCTGTGGGAGACCCTGATGTTCAATCTGCGGGTCCTCAACGACGACATCTGCCCGGACGACGACCTCCCCTTCTGGGAACGCCCACCCTCGACACCGGAATGGACGACGGCTCATCCGGCCGGAGTCCTCACCCTCTACGGCTGGCAGAGCCGCCGTGTGCGGCTCTTCCCCGAGGCGTCCCAGAGCGGTGTCGTCGTCCGCGAGGTCCTGGTCTGCGCGGGCGACCGCATTGCCGACCCGACCGGGCTGACGCGGCTGGAACCGCACTCCGCCTGGTACCCGGTGGACGGCGGCTCCCCCGGAACCAGGGGGAAGGACGACGGGGCCGCTGGCTCCGGGGTCGATTCCGGTCCCGGCCACCGTCCGATCCGCCACCGGCCCGGCCAGCAGTTGTGGCGCGGACTTGGGGGCATCCTCGGCAGGCGGTTCGACAAGGAGAGCGGAATCGCCAAGTCTCCCGTTCCGGCGGCGCTCCATCACATCAACTCACTCCGCCTGCCGCAGGAGCGGGTGCTCCAGATCCGCGCGTTCGGCATCACCTACGGCATCCAGAGCGCGGTCATTGACGAGACCTACACCGACACCCTGCCGCTGCCGGTGGCGCTGCTGCGTCCCGAGGGCCAGGGTGTGCTGGACAGTGTGGCGGTGGATTCCGTCCGCGACTCCGACACAGCCGCGTGGACGCTCGGCCGGCTTGCCGCCGACATCGCCTACTGCTCGGGCGGCGACGATGAAGCCCAGAAGGCCCAGCATCGCAGGGCACAGGACCGCCTCTACGCGGTGCTGGACCAGCCGTTCCGCGAATGGGTCGCCGGACTCGTCGACGAAGAACGCGCGGAAGAGTACCGGGTCGCCTGGCACCGCCGGGTGCACAAGGAAGCGAGCCGCATAGCGGGCTCCCTTCTCGCGGACGCGCCTCCCACCGCACTACGGACCCGGATGCGCGCGCCGAAACCCGGAGCCAAGGACAAGCGCCCGATCCCGGTGAACCTCCCGCTGATCCACGGGGAGTTCTACCGGTCCCTCGCCAGAGCGCTGCCGCAGGCGGGCGGCACGGACCCCACCAGCGGCGCTGAGGCCGCGGACCAGCAAGACGACGCGAACGGAGGCGCGCTGTGA
- the casB gene encoding type I-E CRISPR-associated protein Cse2/CasB: MTTSSPVDERKEIDRERRKRLSQELANLFDKDRKALRADAPGVLSQWRKGLSHPPHTTPVLAMQVSNVLSSPYEREGSWDVRTWETAIHYGLGLFAVHQQSVSVPVHDFTAAGQRSVSVGAACRALAAAQVDPARREFPASTPQFETVNNGLVRRLEAAMSSESTLELVGHVRGIIPLLKSTDRVIRIDYVQLVADLAAWSTPARRGPTALSWGRHFYAPFRSDTSSPEPANDKE; this comes from the coding sequence GTGACTACCTCTTCGCCAGTGGACGAGCGCAAGGAGATCGACCGTGAGCGCCGCAAGCGGCTCTCCCAGGAGTTGGCGAACCTGTTCGACAAGGACCGGAAAGCCCTGCGGGCCGACGCCCCCGGTGTGCTGAGCCAGTGGCGGAAAGGCTTGAGTCACCCGCCCCACACGACGCCGGTTCTGGCGATGCAGGTCTCCAACGTGCTCAGCAGCCCCTACGAAAGGGAGGGATCCTGGGACGTCCGGACCTGGGAGACCGCGATCCACTACGGGCTCGGGCTCTTCGCCGTGCACCAGCAGTCGGTGTCCGTCCCCGTCCACGACTTCACGGCGGCGGGTCAACGGTCGGTTTCGGTGGGTGCCGCCTGCCGCGCGCTGGCAGCCGCGCAGGTGGACCCCGCGCGCCGCGAGTTCCCGGCGAGCACCCCCCAGTTCGAAACGGTGAACAACGGGCTGGTCCGCCGCCTCGAAGCCGCGATGAGTTCGGAGTCGACCCTTGAACTCGTCGGCCACGTCCGCGGCATCATCCCCCTCCTCAAGAGCACGGACCGGGTCATCAGGATCGACTACGTCCAGTTGGTCGCCGACCTCGCCGCATGGTCCACCCCCGCCCGCCGCGGGCCCACAGCGCTCAGCTGGGGCCGCCACTTCTACGCCCCCTTCCGGTCCGACACCTCCAGCCCCGAGCCGGCGAACGACAAGGAGTAA